Proteins encoded in a region of the Solanum dulcamara chromosome 9, daSolDulc1.2, whole genome shotgun sequence genome:
- the LOC129902936 gene encoding ras-related protein RABC1, producing the protein MEPSSSSPEFDYLFKLLLIGDSGVGKSSLLLSFTSDSFEDLSPTIGVDFKVKHVTLGGKKLKLAIWDTAGQERFRTLTSSYYRGAQGVVMVYDVTRRDTFTNLSDIWAKEIDLYSTNQDCIKMLVGNKVDKESERVVSKKEGIDFAREYGCLFIECSAKTRANVEQCFEELVLKILDTPSLLAEGSAGVRKNIFRQKPPESDASTSGCC; encoded by the exons ATGGAACCATCTTCGTCTTCGCCGGAGTTTGATTACTTGTTCAAGCTGTTGTTAATTGGAGATTCAGGAGTAGGGAAGAGTAGTTTGTTGCTCAGTTTCACTTCTGATTCCTTTGAGGATCTTTCTCCAACTATTG GTGTGGACTTCAAGGTAAAACATGTCACCCTCGGGGGGAAGAAATTGAAGCTTGCTATATGGGATACAG CTGGACAGGAAAGATTTCGGACTTTAACGAGTTCATACTACCGAGGAGCTCAAGGAGTAGTCATGG TTTATGATGTAACAAGGCGAGACACATTTACTAATCTCTCTGATATATGGGCCAAAGAAATTGACCTGTATTCAACAAATCAGGATTGCATCAAGATGCTTGTTGGCAACAAAGTTGATAAG GAGAGTGAAAGGGTTGTCAGCAAAAAGGAGGGAATTGATTTTGCCAGGGAGTATGGATGTCTTTTCATTGAATGCAGTGCAAAGACAAGGGCTAATGTGGAACAGTGCTTTGAGGAGCTTGTGCTGAAG ATTTTGGACACTCCAAGTCTCTTGGCTGAAGGTTCAGCTGGTGTcaggaaaaatatatttagacAGAAACCTCCAGAATCTGATGCATCAACAAGTGGCTGttgttga